The Negativicutes bacterium genomic interval AGAAGAAGCAAAAGCAAAACTAATTGAATTACCTATAGGATTAATTGGAGCAAAGGTTGAAGCAAAAGTAATTGAAAAAACTGGAGCCAAAGTTGAAGCAAAGTTGTTAAAGGGGTCGAGTAAAGCTAGAGGTAATTTTACCGAAAAAATTAACACAGCAGACATTCCTAACATGTCTAAAAATGAGCTTATCGAAAAATTGCCGAGTGATTGGAAGGTTAAAGAAAACAATGGCTTTGTGCATGTTAGAGATGCAGAGGGAAATATTCGTATGAGGATTGACCCACCCGATAAGGTTACAAATTATGACCATGTTCATTTATATGATGAAACGGGGAACCCTTTGGACGTTAACTTAAATATTGTTGATAGGAAAAGTCCAGATGCCCATATACCAATAGAGAAATAGGAAAGTAGGGTAAATCTCATGAAAGCAAAACAAATTCAAGAGAAACTTGAAAAATTACATTATTGGGACGCTAGAGTGTTGAGTTTAGATGCCCAATATTTTGGTGATGAGGTAACCATTGTATTTGAAGATTCAGACGGAAATATTAAGCTATTGTTTACGGGTTGTTCTAAAATAACGGTTACCACTAATCCAGAGGACAGAATAAACCCAATTAGGGAACTTACCATTTCTCAAATACCATATTTTATTCAAGATATTGAAGTTGAAGATATTTTAGTAAATGGTTATGATTTATTAAGTTGTAAAATACTGATGCCCCCAATTAATATTGAATTAAATTGTAATTTAATCAATATTGGCGAAGCAAAATAACAGCATAAGAGAAATTATTTAAATAACTGATTCGCTACATAATTTTGCTCAAACTCACCACAAAATAATAAAGGTTGCAATTGTGTACCAGAACTTCTTCAATCACATCATTTCGAAGGAAATATGGTATAAAAAACTGACTGTATAATAATGGTTCAGCAGTCAGTGACCCAAGTAAGCTTCAGTGTCGTCACATCAATGGCGAAACAGCCCCTACGACGCTTTGGGGGATGAACTTGAATAGCACCAATGAGGCCAACATATGTAAAAGTCTGTTGGTCTTTTTTGCTTTTGTTGAAATTTTGAAAGATAAAAAATAAAAATATTTAAGGGATGTTTTTTTTGACAATAAGACTTTATTATAATTTAATTAAGATGTGAGAAAAGTGCCAAGAAAAGAGAGAAAATTAATTTTGAATTATTGTATTTAGTATAATAATTCATTTAGAATATATTTTTAGAAGAAAAGACTTTTAATATATATTTAGAAATATAAAAACCTGAAAAATACAAAAAGTATCATCTCAAAAACTAAACTTGCTACACTTATATATGGTGCATTGTATGGGATAGAGGGCAATTCAGAAGAAGCAAAAGCAAAACTAATTGAATTACCTATAGGATTAAGTGGAGCAAAAGTTGAAGCAAAAGTAATTGAAAAAACTGGAGCCAAAGTTGAAGCAAAGTTGTTAAAGGGGTCGAGTAAAGCTTGGACAAAAGTTGAGTATGCAACGTTGAAGGAAATCGGGGTTCCCGCAGAGAATAGCGGTATTCGTGTACTAAAAGGAACTGCTGACGATGCACAAGAATTTTTCAGAGCTCAAGTTGATCCGAGTACTATACGAGAGGTCAAACAAGGGGTGTTTGTTGGTAAAGATGCTAATGGTTACAGAGCTTCGTCTAAATCAGGACATCCTAATATAGACATCAATGGCGTAGATGGAATTAGGAAAATTAAATTCTTAGAGGATGGTGAGTAGGTTGGTAGAAAAGATCACTGAACCCGAACGAATTCTTACTATGCAAAATGCATTCGGGAAAGTGTTCCAGACGAATGATCCATTTGGAGAAATGTTTCAAATTTACATACAGGAAAAACAGATACTGTGCCCTACGGATGGATATTATCTTAGCAGAGATCAGTTCAAAGCACTTCAAGAAAACCTTGTTGCTATGGGTGAGGAGAAGGCATATCTTTCAGAAGTTGAGCCCGACGAATGTTTCTCAGACAATAATTGTAGTCATTGGGAGCTTTCTGTGATGGATCCATACGAGGAATATCTAAAGTTGCCAGTGATATTGGAAAACTCAATTTACTCTTTAAATGGGACATGGGGAATACTCATTTCTCAGGAGGAACATGCAGTAATAGGCGGAACAAGAGGGTTTATGGTTAAATATAAAGAATACTATACAAATTGGTTTAAGGGCGAAAGTAATTTCCGCCAGAAATGGGAGTACAACAAAAAGAACTACAATTCCGATCTTAGTTGGTTTTCAAAGTTTAGTAGCCATCTCAAAATGGGAAAGTAGTAATTTGAATTCATTGCAAAACGACGGAAGTTGGTGGCTATAGTAGAGAAATCCTTGTATTTCCTAGATTCCTGACAAATATAGAGTAGCAAAACTGATCAAGAATTTTAGTTCTGCAGTCAATTACCTAAAATGTTCCTAGGATAGCCGTAGGATCGACGAAATCATCAATGATTCTGATGCTACTCGGGGGATACAAACTGAATAGCACTGATGAGGCCAACAGATGTAAAAGTCTGTTGGTCTTTTTGTTTACTTAAGGAGTTACATAAATAATAAAAGATCTTTAAATAAAGAAAAGTAGCCTGAAATGGCTACTTTTTGTCTTATGTTTCTTATATGTTTTTTTGCTATTGCCCAACAAATTGCCCCACAAGCAACAAAAAAAGGTTTCAGCAAATGCTGAAACCCTGATAAACAATGGTGCGCCTGGCACGATTCGAACGTGCGACACACGGCTTAGAAGGCCGTTGCTCTATCCGACTGAGCTACAGGCGCGGATAATTGGAGCGGGTGATGAGAATCGAACTCACGTGACTAGCTTGGAAGGCTAGGGCTCTACCATTGAGCTACACCCGCAGAGAATTCGATAAATAAATGGTCGGAGCGGCAGGATTCGAACCTGCGACCCCCTGGTCCCAAGCCAGGTGCTCTACCAAACTGAGCCACGCCCCGTCAACCACATGATATATATTATCATTTTTCAAAACACATGTCAACATAAAAAATATAGAAAGTTTATCTGTAAAATTAAGTTAACCTATGATATATTCAATGTATAAGGCGGTGAGTTTATGTTAAAGCAAGTCATTACATTTAAGATAGAAGGCATGAAATGTGCCGGTTGTTCAAATCACCTAGAGAAAGAGTTGAATAATTTTAATGGGGTAATTAAAGCTACGGTAAATTTGGCAACTGAAAAATCAACAGTAGAATTTGATGCGGAAAAAATAACAACAGAAGATTTAATCCTTAAAATAGTGGATAGTGGTTTTAAAGGTATTGTGCTATCAGATGATATCTTTAAAAAAAGTGAAGACAAAAATGACAATAAAGATTTAAAAAGATTAATTTGGTCAGTGCTATTTTCAGCACCATTATTATTGAATATGATTTTAGAACTATTTTTCGGTCATGGCAAAGTACCGATTTTAGGAAATGGCTTTGTGCAAATGATTTTGGCGACACCGGTTCAATTTATAATAGGAGCACCATTTTATCAAGATGCCTTTAAGATGTTTAAGGCAAAATCGACTAATATGAATACATTAATTGCAATAGGCACTAGTGCGGCTTATTTTTATAGTGTTTATAATTTGTTTGTGGTTAGCCATAGTTTAAGTTATTACTTTGAAACTTCGGCTATTTTAATAACATTTATAATATTAGGAAAATTATTAGAACAAACAGCCAAAAGAAAAACAACAATGGCAATTACAAAATTATTAAATTTGCAACCTAATACGGCGATGGTAATTCGTGATGATACAGAAATTGAAATTCCCATAGAACTGATAGGAAATGGTGAAATTATAGTCATTTATCCTGGAACTAAAATTCCGGTTGATGGAAAAGTTATAGAAGGATTTACAACTATTAATGAATCGATGTTGACAGGTGAAAGTATGCCTGTAGAAAAATCGAAAAATGATTTAGTTTATAGCGGAACTTTAAATAATACGGGTAATATAAAAATTAAGGCTGAAAAAATAGGCAAGGATACTTTGCTGGCGCAAATTGTAAAAAGTGTTGAAACAGCACAAAATGACAAAGCGCCAATACAAAGATTTGCTGACAAAATTTCTAGTATTTTTGTTCCGACGGTTTTAGTGATAGCTGGATTGACCTTTCTAGGGTGGTTTGTTGCGAGCGATTTTAACGTAGAAAAATCGCTGATGAATATGATTGCAGTATTAGTTATTGCTTGTCCTTGTGCGTTGGGTTTAGCGACTCCAACTGCGATTATGGTTGGAACAGGAAAAGGCGCTGAGTATGGAATATTATATAAAAATGGCGAAGTATTAGAAAATTTGCAAAAAATTCAAGCGATGGTTTTTGATAAAACCGGAACGATAACTAAAGGCATTCCTGAAGTTAAGAAGGTTGTAGCAATACAGACTTTTAGTGAAACTGACATTCTTTCTTATGCAATGAGTTTAGAACAAAAATCAGAGCATCCTTTAGCTAAGGCGATAGTAGAGTATGGAAGAGGTAACAATATAGAAATAAAAGCAGTTACTGCTTTTGAAAGCTTCAGTGGATTAGGGCTAAAAGGTGTTGTTGATAATAAAGATATTTTAATTGGCACTAAAGTTTTACTGAAGAATTTTGATATTGACATTGATGAATATAAAAAAAATATTGAAGATTTAGAACTAGAGGCTTACACGGTGGTGCTAATAGCAGAACATAAAAAATTAGTGGGGTTAATTGCCTTAAGCGATACGATAAAAGAAGAGGCGGTTAAGATTGTAACTGCTTTGAAAAAACTGAACATTGAAACTTGGTTGTTAACTGGTGATAATAAAAATGCGGCACAGGCTGTTGCGCGGGCAGTGGGAATTCAACGGGTTATGTCAGAAGTGTTACCAAGTGATAAAATGACTGTTATTGAAGAAATAAAAGAACATAAATTTGTCGGGATGGTTGGCGATGGTATCAATGATGCTCCTGCTTTGGTTAAAGCTGATATTGGGATTGCAATGGGCAATGGTACTGATATTGCAATAGAGTCGGCTGATATAACTTTGTTAAATGGTAATTTAAATAATATCATTATTGCAATGTCTCTAAGTAAAACAACTTTTGGAGTGATAAAAAGAAACTTATTTTTCGCGTTAGTATATAATATAATTGGTATTCCGATTGCAGCCTTGGGCTTTTTGTCCCCAATGCTTGCTGGTACAGCGATGGCATTAAGTTCAATCTCGGTGTTGTTGTCGAGTTTAGCTTTAAATAAAAAAGAATTTAAAGTAAATTAAATAATGCAAATTATAGTAAATTATAGTAAAATAGTAAGTAATATATTGGTGCGTTTTTAGCTTATTTTTAGAAATGAGTGATAATTTAATGAGAAATACTAGTCAGAATAATAAATTACAGATTGTTAATGTTGAAGAAAAAGATG includes:
- a CDS encoding copper-translocating P-type ATPase, with amino-acid sequence MLKQVITFKIEGMKCAGCSNHLEKELNNFNGVIKATVNLATEKSTVEFDAEKITTEDLILKIVDSGFKGIVLSDDIFKKSEDKNDNKDLKRLIWSVLFSAPLLLNMILELFFGHGKVPILGNGFVQMILATPVQFIIGAPFYQDAFKMFKAKSTNMNTLIAIGTSAAYFYSVYNLFVVSHSLSYYFETSAILITFIILGKLLEQTAKRKTTMAITKLLNLQPNTAMVIRDDTEIEIPIELIGNGEIIVIYPGTKIPVDGKVIEGFTTINESMLTGESMPVEKSKNDLVYSGTLNNTGNIKIKAEKIGKDTLLAQIVKSVETAQNDKAPIQRFADKISSIFVPTVLVIAGLTFLGWFVASDFNVEKSLMNMIAVLVIACPCALGLATPTAIMVGTGKGAEYGILYKNGEVLENLQKIQAMVFDKTGTITKGIPEVKKVVAIQTFSETDILSYAMSLEQKSEHPLAKAIVEYGRGNNIEIKAVTAFESFSGLGLKGVVDNKDILIGTKVLLKNFDIDIDEYKKNIEDLELEAYTVVLIAEHKKLVGLIALSDTIKEEAVKIVTALKKLNIETWLLTGDNKNAAQAVARAVGIQRVMSEVLPSDKMTVIEEIKEHKFVGMVGDGINDAPALVKADIGIAMGNGTDIAIESADITLLNGNLNNIIIAMSLSKTTFGVIKRNLFFALVYNIIGIPIAALGFLSPMLAGTAMALSSISVLLSSLALNKKEFKVN
- a CDS encoding transposase, which encodes MSKNELIEKLPSDWKVKENNGFVHVRDAEGNIRMRIDPPDKVTNYDHVHLYDETGNPLDVNLNIVDRKSPDAHIPIEK